ACATTATAGATGGGTACAGTAGTGACTATAGGTTAAAATCTTTTGGAATCTAAAATGGAGCATGCTTATAAATTGGGCTATTGAAAATAGCATGTAGGCAAAGACTACAGACATTCTTAATAACTTGGACATTCTTGTAGGAATCAGGAgccatatagaataataaactATGTAAAAGTCTGTAAGAttccaaattattttttattttgtaataaattcgTTAATTTAATATTGTAGTGTCTTGTCCCCATATGTAACTTGAGGTGACTATTCCTTTTAGCTTTGTAAGGACAGAAGGAGCAGTGAAATTTCGGTTCCACTCCACAATAGTTTTTCATGTGCCTCCGCATTTCAGCTTTCACTTTGTAGGGTTTTCCGCACTTTTCACATGGGTACTTTATCTCCCCTCCAATCATAATGCAGTATTGTCCAGCAGCAACTGTAAAATcgttcatttatttttaaaaataagtcataaattgaaatgatataTTAAGAATGTTATAgttaattacaattttatgtCATTTAAAATGTTGAACTTGCTACTTCCACTTCATTTACTGTATTATTTACAGTCTATCTACTTACTGTCTTCATAATATACCTATTCACTTTAAACTTTACTAAATTGAATTAGCGGGCCACATAAAAATTCCTACAAcatattatactagtagtctATTTAATGAGCTATAATTGATACATAATTTGCTTTCTTCTCCTGAAATAATATTCCGGTTATatttaagagagaaagaaaatgttttGGTCTACTTTAAATCCAGTAATTTTtctgtgtgtgtgagtgaaATGCATGAAAAGACATATTCCaattaatagaattttcaaatttattcgaGAACATCAAATTAATGCTAGGCCTACTCttaataattcatgaatttGAGGAGTagaggaaaataaaaaaactgaaaacagcTTCATACCATAGAAGAAACATGCTATAGGTTCATTGATATTTTAGAATGAGTTGAAAATCCAATGAGTAGTAACAGATTTATTGGTCAGCAAGATTCAATTTTTGCTTATTAATAATATCAAAGGAGATCCATAGCCTAGGtgtcaaaattaaaaaatgctTACCATATAAACTATGAAGTATAAACTGATGGATTAAATTGTACCTTTCAAAGCATATCGACTGAATTGCCACACCAATTCACAgaaaacggatttgaaaaaaaaatatttgattatatatttgaaagaaatcctcatcatataaaaatgtaaatttcatTGAGTCTTACTCAtgattattacaattttcaaactaTAGTTTCATAATTACATCCATTTTCAGCCATCAGTTGAAGTCAATAAGCGTATTATTAGacttttcaaaattgatgaaaataattacaaaatataagAGGAAAGACATGATTTCTATTTTCCAAAAAGCAACATGAGGAAGTAATTCACATGAGATGAGAAAATcttgacatgataatcattcacaatattattatataattttgaggAAGACACCACAGGTTACAACCCATCAcgttttttattataatttaaaaaacaataatgaGATGAAACGAATTCAAATGAATTTCTGATTTAATGAGTTGATCGATCCTGGGGGAAGAGTAAAATTCAAGTGTTTGACAGCCACATGAGCTTTGAGGTCGCCCTTTCGCCGTGATCTATAAGGACAGTGGGGACAAGCGAATCTCGGTTCCAATCCACAATCATTCTTCATATGGCTCTTCATATCGCCTTTCAGTTTGTAGGTTTTGCCGCATTTTTCACATGGATACCTCATCTCCTCTCCAGTCACCATGGAGAATTGTTCATCAAAAACTGTAAAACAAGCATTTATTCATATCAATTACAAGAACTTTATATTTAATTTCGTTTGTATATATTGAAagaattttattctaaaaacCTATCACCCAAAAAATATCACATTCTTGTGTTCATTACAGAGAAGCATAACAACTGAATTATACATTAACATATCAACTAAATAGAGTAGCCCATATCAACTAAATCATCACACCAAGTTGCAGAAGACAAAAGAAGTTGAATTAGAATTTGGAATTATGCAAGAAAGAAATACACTGCATCTAAAATGTTAAATTTTATTAGCAATAGATACAGTGGtgacaaaaacaatattgttcATCCGTCTGGCTAAACATCATATTATGACTATTATCAATAccagaaaaataatgattttatcCATCATGAATTAATGAGTGTAAATCTGTTGTAGTTTCGACACTGTGTTCAgcagaaaatatttgaaaagactCAAATTATGATTGAgataatggcccatatgaataaaaccagagcaaatgctcatgagcaagagcatggagcataaggttttgctcatgagcaaaaggtagaagcaaaagcatttcgtcatttttatatgaataagctttaccttatactcttaccttatgctcctgaactctggagcaaatgctcacgtattttaaagatttttcatcagctgattcgcttttgtcgccttactttgtttttatagctaacggaagcgctaaatatgcaagtagggtgcaccgcttgtgtttgcgtcgtctgctctgttttctatttatgaatagagttttaggttagttgagtttagaattttgatgtaatagcgtgaaaaaatgtcatctctataataatcttcagcatattcttataatatcaatagcttcttataatcgtctacactctcatcttcttaaatgcctatttcctattttgtgatggctatctttataacaggtatcttttgtatttattcttttgtagggataatggtgatatatatcatggttgaatctaaaaaaagttttatagttctcaactattggttgtgatcgtatctgatatagtttcctcttcctcatacggatTAGTTGaaccattttactatgagcaaaaggtgataagctgctctagactagactcaccttttcctgaagcatttgcttcaaaagttgagcaaatgctctagtttaatcatataattttgagcaaaagcttttacttttgagcaaatgctcaaactatttttttgatgagcatgagcaaaaggttttgctcacgtttattcatagaaaatgaagcaaatgctccatattttagaagtataagtaaatgctcaactttattcatatggcccatttaTGTGGAATGCATTCCACTTCATAGGAGGAGCTTCATCAACAAATACTCAATATTCCTACTGAATCGAAAGACCAGATATTGTACAACCACATCTTCAAATATTGTTATGACAAAGTGTTTCGTTATGGAAAATAGCATCAATCCTATTGAAAAGAATTttcattgttgaaaataatggacAAAGTTGAAAGTGAAGAAATCATTACTCAAATTTCAAGTGAGGTAAGAATAATTCAAGCATAGATTGATTTATAGATAAATGCATATCGAACTTGAAATAGTGACACTAATCTTATTACATTTTTTACGAAATTTAACTTTTCAGTATAGGAacatcaaaattttatatagGCTGAGCTGGAACATGCTGGAAGACATGCAATAGAAATTATTAACTTGATGATAAGACAAAATTGGTTCAAGTGGAGCAAGCATTTTtcgaattaataaaacaattggagaattttaaattgaaatgtttgGAAGCTACATGTGATTTGGGGTCACTACTTCGCCACGACATATGACAGTGGGGGCAAGCAAAACTTGCCTGTGATCTATGACAGTGGGGGCAAGAGAATCTTGCCTGTGATCTATGACAGTGGGGGCAAGCGAATTTTGCCTGTGATCTATGACAGTGGAATCTTGCCTGTGATCTATGACAGTGGGGGCAAGCGAATTTTGCCTGTGATCTATGACAGTGGAATCTTGCCTGTGATCTATGACAGTGGGGGCAAGCGAATCTTGCCTGTGATCTATGACAGTGGGGGGAAGCGAATCTTGCCTGTGATCTATGACAGTGGGGGCAAGCGAATCTTGGCCGTGATCTATGACAGTGGGGGCAAGCGAATCTTGCCTGTGATCTATGACAGTGGGGGCAAGCGAATCTTGCCGTGATCTATGACAGTGGGGGCAAGTGAATCTTGGCCATGATCTATGACAGTGGGGGCAAGTGAATCTTGGCCGTGATCTATGACAGTGGGGGCAAGCAAATCTTGCCCGTGATCTATGACAGTGGGGGCAAGCGAATCTTGATTCCAATccacaatttttcaagtgtttCTGTTTGTAGGTTTTGCCACATTTTTCACATGGATACCTGATCTCCCTTCCATTTATTACCATCATGTGGAATTCTTCAGCACTATCTGTGGAATCGTTAATTTgctcatttattattataaatatatgaattataaaatgaaataaatgtaataatttttcataacttgtATCAAAACTCAAAGATATGAGAGGTATATTTCTGTTAGAAGTAGTTGAAGAATTTTTGGCAAAATTggaaattttcagttttcatgtgtgtgtaatatataatatatactacataactaaatggaaataaaaaataaagtctACAAATAAAGCCCATAGGTTAcatgataaaatatcaaatttatttataatcttataacaaattgaatattgatagtGGTAGGCTATAATTTAGTCATTTTGCCTGGTAAAAATTCACGTCTCAACCATAGGTTGGAAAGAATCAGTAGGATCATGAGGGAAAGGAGAAATTTGAATGTCTGACTGCAATATGTAATTTGAGGTGACTTTTCCGTTTTGCTCTGTAAGTACAGTTAGGACAAGAGAATCTCGGTTCCATGCCACATTCTACTCTCAAGTGCCTCATCATGACTCTCTTCTCTTTGTAGGTTTTGCCGCACCTTTCACATGGATAACGAATCTCCTCTCCAATCAGCATCAAGTCTTGCTCTTGCTCATCAACAACtgtgaaataatttattcacacacaTAAATTACTGGTACTTTGTATTACATTccaagaaaaattcaaaattgggAATCAATAAAAGATATAAACTAATAAAATCTAGTTATgataatgtattttttgtacTACTgattaataatacatcaaattcgccaaaacagaaaacaataaaaaataaattatttggaaGATTCTAGAAGAAATAAACGGTACATTGAATAACGATTTTTATTCAGTATTGTCAAAAACAATGGTTCTATTCATGTGAtcatattatgtattattaggTGCCGATTATTATTGACAagaatatactatattataacaaaatactaataattgatgaattaatttcaaaaataaatcatcattatttCCATAGAAGATACTAATGACTTACAACTAATAGttcaaatatgatttttttcaaattaaattgaaatacacTCGAGTTCAGTATTGCATATAATTGACTTTctcaacaaaattataatagtttCATTAGCGTATGTAGGATGTCATTCCAAGGACAGATAATGCTTCGTGGATGGCATGAGTTTACTCAAAATAGGAtgatatatttatgatattccaTTGTAGTAGAAGTGCTGATTTGTATTAATAAGCTAACTGAACTCAGCGAAGGGTGAAATTCAAATGTCTCACAGCTACATGTGATTTGAGGTCAGCCTTCCGTCTCGTTCTGTAAGCGCAGTGGGGACACGGGAACCTCGGCTCCAATCCACACTCTTTCATGTGCCGCCTCATCTCCGATCTATTTTTGTAGGTTTTGTCACACCGTTCACAGGGGTACCTTATCTCCTGTCCAATCACTACGAAGTCTTGTCCATCAGTAACTGTAAAATCATTTCtgttcattatttcattttgtcaTTTCATTTATGTCatgcataaaataataatgatacagGTCCCACACAAACCTAGTCAACATAAACACAAACACATGGACATAATCATATACATATTCACATGACATTAGGTTCCAATATTACAGTAGGTAGTTGGATGTGTAAAGTAAGAATATAATAGTAgttgataattaatttacaagTTCACCAATGTCATAGAAACTATCTCTGTCAGCGAGAAATTCAATTTCCTCCCAAATGGGTTTCCAGAACTTCACTTGAAAGGGCACACATCTTCTTGAACATGTGTTGTGGACTAGATTTAAAGATAGAAGTAcacttttaatttaattttcaagtatgttttaatagaaattaatatacaCTGCATATTATCTTTCAATCATAAGCTAAAAAGCTAGGTTATGAGGGTAAGGAGAAATCAGAGTGTTTGATTGCCACATGTACTTTGAGGTGGCTTTTCCGCTTAGCTCTGTAATCACAGTAAGAACAAATAAATGTCGGTTCCATTCCACATTCTACTTTCAAGTGCCTCTTCAAGTCACCTTTATATTTGTAGGTTTTGCCACATCTTCCACATGGATACCGAATCTCCTCTCCAATCAGCATCAAGTCTTCGTCTTGCTCattaaaaactgtaaaataatttataaatcatacaaaaaattacagaaacttctgaggaaagtaaaaaattgagtAGAAGTATATCAAGGTTACGGAGCATAGtcatcaaaatgaaataataaactgaCAGGATCTAGTTTTTcttagtaaataaataactacTGAATGAGTACGGTACCATACACCAAACTGGCAAAAACAGAAAACAAACGAAAATGAGTGATTTGGAAGTTTTATAGAAGGAATACACTGCATTAAATTGAAGTTTTTTATTGTGAATACTGTCGAAAACAATGGCTTTATTCTTGTGGCCAAAAGACAAGTAAATGTATCTATTAAGAGGTACCCATCAacttatattttcataaaatatatcaataatggaaaaataagAGTAGCAATGCACCATATTTGCATTTCCCAAATTGAATCTAATATTAAATTCAAGTCCAAGTATTATggaatgattattttcaacaaaattataattattgttgtctTCCACAATGTATAATTGTGTCCGTAATATGCGCATTTGAAAATAGGTCTACATAACGAAAATCAGAGTAGATaaacattcaattatttttgctGAGAAACAACAGATCTCGTAACCCCATTGAACACGAACATTTATGTCTAGATGGATTAGTTGTTGGAACgagaagagaaaataatatgagagTGTCTGACACCCATGTGTGTTTTGAGGTGACCCTTCCGTTTCGATCTGTAGTTGCAGTGGGGACAACAGAATTTCGGCTCCACTCCACATTCATCTCTTATGTGTCTTTGcaaattgcttttcatattGTACGTTCTGCCGCATCTATTGCACGGGTACCTGATCTCTTCTGCAGTCATTAAGAAGCCTTGTCCATCAACATCTGTAAAACagtttattaaatcattcactcaTACAGAAAATCACAGGAGCTCTTGTCCATCAACGTATTAACATGATAGTTTGTTCAAATGAGTGAAGATTATGATTTCTTGATCTATTTCAAATCACGAACTTTAACATGTCGATATGGAAGAATTGTGTGAaagaaagtatatttgaaaaaatcttatAAGAAGTACACAGcgttttgaatatatatattttttgttaaaatacTACAGTTCATCCATCTCTCTACGCCAAGAagggtattattattattggaaatgtcACTGTTGAATACCAATAGACAAACAAGAGAGAAagcattatttatattattgagaactgagtttttattttgtatcattgaCTGAGCACTATAAACACtaattttctatatttatttattattattggaatttTCAAGGTTGAACCAATGAACAAACAAAAGAAACGAGATAACtctgtattttcaaaaataaacagGAAATAAACTCAAAGATAGGAAGACAGCTTGAAATTTTCTCAACTATAAGTAATCCAAGTAAAGACCCAATTTTCTGAGTTGACATACTGTACCATGAAGGGAAGATGAAATTTAAGTTTGAATCTCATACGTATAATATTTCAAGATAGGCTACACTGGATGTATTAAAAAAAGCATACGATAAAAAAGCATATGATAAAAAAACATGGAATGAAAACAAAAGCATTCGAATTTTTATGGTTCATACTTTATACTGTaccaataaacaaataatagaaATGCATCATTTCTCGTATCTTTCTAGTTAGAACATAAAAAGTAAATCAATCTGGTAGACTAAATTGGCATAAATAGAATAGGAGAAAACCGCATAGAGCCCTAATTTGCTAGAACTAGTCTCAGTTGTTAGAGTATGACGTGATAATATTCGAGTGTTTGATGCCTATATGGATTTTAAGGTCGCTCCTCCGCTTTGATCTGTGAGGGCAGTGAGGGCACGAGAATTTCGGTTCTACCCCACATTCATCCCGCAAGTGCCTTTGTAAATTGCTTTTCAAATTGTAGGTTTTGCCGCATCTGTTGCATGGGTACCTGATCTCCTCTCCAGTCACCATCAAGTCTTCTCCATCAAAATCTGTGAAATAGGTTTATTCACTTGTAGAACAAATTTTAGAACATGTCAAAAGCTTCTTAAACATCAAATAGAACAGAAAGAATTTTATTCACCATACTAGAAGAGTTTCTACATTGTGAAATGGAATGAAAGTCATACAGTAAAACCCCGATTATCCAGCTTATCGGTCAATTCGACCATGCATCAGGATCGATAAGCAGAGGGCTAGTCACCTAGTCAGTCCAAGGCGCCATCTCCTCATAGGCTAGTCTAACAAATTCAGTctatcaaattttaataatttttttttaattttccggTTAAAAATTCCGTTCAGTTTGACATTTGTGTATAATTGAATAgagtatgataatattattatcagtgcaaaaatgtttttatgtgaATAAACAAGTACATCCGATAATCGGACCTTTATAATACTATTTTGGCTGAAGCCTCGACCCCTTAGGGGACGGATTAACGAGGTTATACCGTACAGTAAATGAGCTAATGAGTTGTAGTTTCCTTACCTGAGTATAGCTACTGAATTAATACATGCGAGTTGatggaaaatagaaaataaatcaataaataaataagacgACGGGTTTTTATCCAATCCAAATAACTGGAACTCttacattatttattacattttattgtaatttttgtttttacatattattgtcatttttgtttctatttctttcttaactctgtatattttatattgtagccCTATTTATTTTCTGCTAGCGACGTGGttgagtggacattactgtccaaacttcgccacgtcttcaaataaaatagttattctattctattcaaactATGATCTTCCAAATGATTGTCGGTGTAGAAGCAGTGAAATAGtgtgaaaataagaaaactcAGAAATATTCTTAGAAGAAATACACAgcattttgaaaatgtagtaTTTATTGCAGTTtgtacttttttattattgcaaTTGTCAAGGTTGAATACAGATACATTAGTACGGAAGAAACATTTAATTATCGAGAGTAATAGCCTATTGTAGTCCTGTGATAATTATgtgtattttcaaaaacataataaaataacagagtatacaaaaatgttattattattgctgAGTTATTGAGTTCTCGCAGAACACGAACATTTTTgtttggaaaaattgattgttgGATCATGGGAGAAAAATGTTGGAGTGTCTGACGCCTATATGTGCTTTGAGGTCGCTTTTGCGCTTCGATCTGTGGTTGCAAAGATGGCAAGAGAACCTGGGCGCCACTCCACACTCATCTCTCAAGTGCCTTTGTAAATCTCTTTTCAATTTGTAAGTTTTGCCACATCTGTTGCACGGGTGCCTCATTCTTTCACCGGTCACTTGTCCATTATTATCTGTAAAATAGTTTTTCTGTTCTTTTAGTTATACAGAAACGATTCTAAGAATCAATCAAGGATATATTATTCCCATCTAAAACAGTAATTGAAAGAAAGTTATTGCCTACAATAGGTTAACTAATGGATAGTAGTTCATTGCGGTACCTTAGCACAGCTACTAAATTAGTACAATacatgaatttacaaaaaaatcaacCAGAATGAGTGAATATATAATGATTGCTAAATCAATATCAATCCGAACTGAAAACTCATGTGGTACAGAAGtggataatttttttaaaaataagtgtATTTGGATAtaacttttaaataaatatacaagCTTTGAAAATACGATTTTTATTGACTAATGTAAGTACAGCCTCATTTATATCCTTcgaataaatacataaaatctATAAAAATCCTATTTTTACTGACCAATATAACTACAGTTTCATATATCTGATCACCCCAATAATTTTATCAGCCTATTACAATTTCATGCCGATCAAAAAAAAACGATAAGCAAGGCATAATTTGTATCTTCGAAGCAGTAAAATGAGGCAGAAATAAACTATTCTCTCGAAAATGATCATCTATAAGAGATCCAAATAGACCCccaattttccaagttgacCACATCATGAAGCAAATGCGAGGAATCTAGAATATAATGTATTCCAGATTCCTGGCAGAAAACGTGAAATACAAGTGCCTGATTCACTTAATAACTTACGGGTGTTccatgataaataataaattactgaatatatgaacattcaattattattgcttgCAACTACAGCTCTAACCATCGCTGCTTACTTGGTGTTAAGCATAAGAATATTTTCCGAATTTTCGTGGttaatacaaatgaaaaatacgaGAAAACATAATTTCGTATCTTCTAAATAGATGCTGATGCCAAGTGGCCTGGTGTCAAAATTTTCAGGTCGACCTGATCAATTTGTTGTCGCCTCTGACAACATGACAATGACATGACTTGCCTCTGTCTTGACGAAAGCTTTAAGCAGTTGGCACCGACAAATTTTAAAATGTGTCCATCCGAAAGACGGGATGTTCATTCAATCATCTAAAATAATATGAaggtaaaaaaaaaattattaatccaATGAATTTGAAGAGTAAAATAACTTGAGATGTACTGATTCGTGATAGTAATCAAGATAAAATGGATATTCACATAAGGCTATAATTGCTTACATCAGTTACAATCTTTAGACAAAATTAGCTGTTTAGGGGAGAATAAAATTCGAGTGCTTGATTCCTATATGTGTTTTAAGGTCACTTTTTCGCTTGGATCTGTGGCTGCAGTAAGGGCAAGAAAACTTCGGTTCCACTCCACATTCACTCCTCAGGTGCCTGAGCAAAGTGCTCCTCAGAGTGTAAGTTTTGCCGCAGCGCTCACACGGGTACCTCAATCCCTCTCCAGTCGGTCCATcaataactgtaaaataattcattcatttattatatcaataacaccattacaaaacagaaaattgaatatAACTGATACATTCGTTCAATTTAGTTGATGATCTAATTCGATATTCCTTCTcctattgaaattaatttgtgtAGAATCACAGACTATACTCTATGTAACTTTCGGCTTAGTGTAACACGTATGAGTTAAGTAAAGCAATGTAAGTTATTCAAGTGGGGACAGTTACATCAATTTTAGTACAGTATAGTACCATATAAGGATGGTAATATTCAGATAAATGAATTAGTAAATAACTATTTAAACTTTACTTTGGGTTAATGGAACTGGTGTTTCAAAACACTATCTGAGATTACATGCATTTTCTAGCTGTTCCAATATAATACTCAAGTTAAACAAACTAATCGCGGCTGATAATAAACTTCTAACATAAATCAAATATGACTGTCTAAATCAAATTGACTACACTATCATAATTATGagaaaacaattacaataaaataataaatcacaatcataataataggtactacatgaataattaaaaaatattacttaCCAAGCCATCAccaaaaaaggaaaaatgataatatgaaTCATGATTAATATTCTGAATAAAAAACCGTTTCGGGTATTATTCATGGTTGGTAAGTCTGAGCTTATACGTGTTTCAAGCAATccagcaattattttcaatatcggAGAGCACCAAGTTATACTctccagtctacagatggaaattactgagatattgcaattcaaatggtaatgaattaataattattattaaacgaaaatccaaattaaatgctgtaattcaccctgaagacttctgctactgcaaatattgataacagggtgaacagctacaCAAtaatagcgctcatcgaatttccatctagctgtttaccctgttgtcaatatttgcagtagcagaagtcttcggggtgaattacagcatttaatttggattttcgtttaataataattattataatcttcacATTTGTTACTGAAAAATCGAGTCATATGCAAACAGCATCATCAAAACATTGGGAATAACTGAACATACAACGTTTTCACGAAAatcattatttctttttttataatttattacaggCATTCTTAAATATGC
The genomic region above belongs to Nilaparvata lugens isolate BPH chromosome 5, ASM1435652v1, whole genome shotgun sequence and contains:
- the LOC120351411 gene encoding uncharacterized protein LOC120351411, with translation MMVINGREIRYPCEKCGKTYKQKHLKNCGLESRFACPHCHRSRARFACPHCHRSRPRFTCPHCHRSWPRFTCPHCHRSRQDSLAPTVIDHRQDSLAPTVIDHGQDSLAPTVIDHRQDSLPPTVIDHRQDSLAPTVIDHRQDSTVIDHRQNSLAPTVIDHRQDSTVIDHRQNSLAPTVIDHRQDSLAPTVIDHRQVLLAPTVICRGEVVTPNHM
- the LOC111045271 gene encoding longitudinals lacking protein, isoforms N/O/W/X/Y — protein: MTAEEIRYPCNRCGRTYNMKSNLQRHIRDECGVEPKFCCPHCNYRSKRKVFNEQDEDLMLIGEEIRYPCGRCGKTYKYKVTDGQDFVVIGQEIRYPCERCDKTYKNRSEMRRHMKECGLEPRFPCPHCAYRTRRKADLKSHVAVRHLNFTLR